Proteins encoded in a region of the Canis lupus dingo isolate Sandy chromosome 17, ASM325472v2, whole genome shotgun sequence genome:
- the LOC112664086 gene encoding putative neuroblastoma breakpoint family member 5 has translation MASRSRSGPRNTWPSEDEGCKELTDIIGPVLGDKLQLEEGKRTEVFAEQLRQCHILIKDHAKELTRLYQKLRGGTDISERLNEHLEDRLTHHDPEHSRGQGFQEQLPEGGRLAKRLARKLSSENYDDEEDEEKQETLTPSLEQQEVEKKGILQDPPDECVLTPSILQDGSESHQAS, from the exons GGTGTAAAGAGCTCACCGACATCATCGGACCCGTGCTGGGGGACAAGCTGCAGTTGGAGGAGGGGAAGCGGACAGAGGTGTTCGCTGAGCAGCTCAG GCAATGTCATATCCTAATTAAAGATCATGCTAAAGAGCTGACCCGGTTGTATCAAAAGTTACGGGGAGGGACAGATATTTCTGAACGCCTCAATGAGCACCTCGAGGACCGCCTCACCCACCATGACCCTGAGCATTCTCGAGGGCAGGGTTTCCAAGAGCAGCTGCCTGAGGGAGGCAGGCTGGCCAAGCGCCTTGCCCGAAAGCTCAGTTCAG AAAATTATGACGATGAGGaggatgaagaaaaacaagaaacactCACCCCCAG CCTGGAGCAGCAGGAAGTTGAAAAGAAGGGGATCCTCCAGGACCCACCGGATGAATGTGTTTTGACTCCTTCAATTCTCCAAGACGGGAGTGAGAGCCACCAGGCTTCATAA